A region of Moorena producens PAL-8-15-08-1 DNA encodes the following proteins:
- a CDS encoding XisI protein gives MAVEQYRQYIRHLLSERAQRASRQTIAPEYEVHTVFDTEQDHYQLLYVGWRGNKRDFGCILHVDIKGGKIWIQHDGTEEGLANRLVEMGVPKHDIVLAFHEPEVREFTGFGIG, from the coding sequence ATGGCTGTAGAGCAATATCGCCAGTATATTCGACATCTTCTTTCGGAACGTGCTCAACGGGCTTCACGGCAAACAATTGCACCAGAATACGAGGTTCATACTGTCTTTGATACAGAGCAGGATCACTACCAACTGCTCTATGTTGGTTGGCGTGGGAATAAACGTGATTTTGGCTGTATTTTACATGTTGATATCAAGGGTGGAAAAATTTGGATTCAGCATGACGGCACGGAAGAGGGACTTGCCAACCGATTAGTGGAAATGGGAGTGCCTAAACACGATATTGTTTTAGCTTTTCATGAACCTGAAGTACGTGAGTTTACCGGTTTTGGTATAGGTTAA
- a CDS encoding XisI protein — protein METTNQPLDQWRKNLENILKYYANLPYRYGDVSTSVIISSDSNHFMLLHEGWENHCRVYGTIVHAEIRDGKIWIHYDGIKDGITDELVATGVPKDKIVLAFHPPDIRQHTGYGIA, from the coding sequence ATGGAAACCACAAATCAACCCTTAGATCAATGGCGTAAAAACCTAGAAAATATTTTAAAGTATTACGCCAATCTTCCTTACCGTTATGGTGATGTAAGCACCTCTGTAATTATCAGTAGCGATAGCAATCATTTTATGCTGCTCCATGAAGGCTGGGAAAACCATTGCCGTGTATATGGTACTATAGTTCATGCTGAAATCCGCGATGGTAAAATCTGGATTCACTACGATGGGATTAAGGATGGTATCACGGATGAATTGGTTGCCACAGGAGTACCGAAGGATAAGATTGTTCTTGCTTTTCATCCCCCTGATATTCGTCAACATACTGGATATGGGATTGCATAG
- a CDS encoding DUF6760 family protein: protein MDQLHQEVAYLAYHFHWHYESIMAMEHSQRRRWVEEIAQINRRLNAQTGQIEFI from the coding sequence CTGGATCAACTCCATCAGGAGGTAGCCTATCTGGCCTACCACTTTCATTGGCACTATGAATCTATCATGGCCATGGAACACAGTCAGCGGCGACGGTGGGTGGAGGAAATTGCCCAGATTAATCGACGTTTGAATGCCCAAACCGGTCAGATAGAGTTTATCTGA
- a CDS encoding type II toxin-antitoxin system HicB family antitoxin, which translates to MRYAVVIEKGKNSYGAYVPDLPGCVAVAETLEEVKQLITEAVMFHLEGLKEDGLTAPESVSFCEYIEVA; encoded by the coding sequence ATGCGCTATGCAGTTGTTATTGAAAAAGGAAAAAATAGCTACGGTGCTTATGTTCCCGATCTTCCTGGGTGTGTTGCGGTGGCAGAAACATTAGAAGAGGTTAAACAATTAATAACTGAGGCAGTGATGTTTCATTTGGAAGGATTAAAAGAAGATGGATTAACTGCTCCTGAATCAGTGTCATTCTGTGAGTATATTGAGGTGGCTTAG
- a CDS encoding phage tail sheath family protein → MPQYLSPGVYVEYVPPASLPVAGVATSVAGFIGVVADNVTMPQQPGQFQNDSDGNPVLDDQGNPVPAPYELTTAGEPTLITSWEEFKTRFGDFQEGNKILAHGVYGFFFNGGSRCYVLRVAAATDIDNPAEELEKFETEDEITIVAVPGAISDIQHTAIIAHCAKMGDRVAILDGDADQEPSNVSGIRPVGRSQQASYAAIYYPWIKVFDPVSNAPDTIPPSGHLAGIYARNDATRGVFKAPANEVIVNALDVSRPISKAQQDGLNPEGINVIRSFKGTIKVWGARTMADDANADFRYVSTRRYFNYLQESIDDGTQFAVFEPNNLALWQRIKRTVGDFLLNEWRDGALFGETPEQAFFVKCDAETNPKEVRELGQVVALIGVAIVKPAEFVIFRIQQTAGE, encoded by the coding sequence ATGCCACAGTATCTTTCGCCAGGCGTATATGTTGAATACGTGCCACCCGCTTCCCTACCTGTTGCTGGAGTTGCAACCAGTGTCGCTGGGTTTATTGGTGTGGTAGCTGATAATGTTACTATGCCACAGCAACCAGGACAGTTTCAAAATGATAGTGATGGTAACCCTGTTTTAGATGATCAGGGTAATCCTGTTCCTGCCCCGTATGAGCTGACGACCGCAGGTGAACCAACATTAATTACCAGTTGGGAAGAGTTCAAAACTAGGTTTGGTGATTTCCAAGAGGGCAATAAAATCTTAGCCCATGGGGTGTATGGCTTCTTCTTCAACGGAGGTTCCCGTTGTTATGTACTGCGGGTTGCCGCTGCAACAGACATTGATAACCCGGCTGAAGAGTTAGAGAAGTTTGAAACAGAGGATGAAATCACCATTGTTGCCGTCCCTGGAGCAATCAGTGATATTCAACACACTGCTATTATCGCTCACTGCGCCAAGATGGGAGATAGAGTGGCCATCTTAGATGGTGATGCAGATCAAGAACCTAGCAATGTAAGCGGTATCCGTCCTGTTGGTCGTAGTCAGCAAGCCAGCTATGCTGCTATCTACTATCCTTGGATTAAAGTCTTTGATCCCGTTAGCAATGCCCCAGATACTATACCTCCTAGTGGTCATCTTGCTGGAATCTATGCTCGTAATGATGCCACCCGGGGAGTGTTTAAAGCACCTGCTAACGAAGTTATTGTTAATGCCCTCGATGTCAGTCGTCCCATTAGTAAAGCCCAGCAGGATGGTTTAAATCCGGAAGGGATTAACGTTATCCGTTCTTTCAAAGGCACCATTAAAGTCTGGGGAGCCCGGACTATGGCAGATGATGCTAATGCTGATTTTCGCTACGTCAGTACCCGTCGCTATTTCAACTACCTACAAGAGTCGATTGATGATGGTACTCAATTTGCTGTCTTTGAACCGAATAATCTAGCCCTGTGGCAACGGATTAAACGGACAGTAGGTGACTTCTTGTTAAATGAATGGCGCGATGGAGCTTTGTTTGGGGAAACACCAGAGCAAGCTTTCTTTGTTAAATGTGACGCGGAAACCAATCCCAAAGAAGTAAGAGAGTTAGGCCAAGTCGTTGCCCTGATTGGGGTAGCCATTGTCAAGCCTGCGGAATTTGTTATCTTCCGCATCCAGCAAACCGCTGGTGAGTAA
- a CDS encoding phage tail assembly protein yields MTNLTIPDQATMLQTEYEFTLPAGYVDKQGNLHREGTMRLATAADEIVPLKDPRVQSNPAYLIVILLSRVVTRIGSVEMINPKVIEGLFASDLAYLQDLYNRINGNGMRSLQIICPHCEKDFAVELDMSGEY; encoded by the coding sequence ATGACTAATCTCACCATTCCTGACCAAGCAACAATGCTGCAAACTGAGTATGAGTTTACATTACCAGCAGGTTATGTGGACAAACAGGGGAATTTACATCGGGAAGGGACAATGCGATTGGCGACGGCTGCTGATGAAATTGTGCCCCTGAAAGACCCCCGCGTACAATCTAACCCAGCCTATTTAATTGTGATTCTGCTATCTCGGGTGGTCACCCGCATCGGTTCTGTGGAAATGATTAACCCAAAAGTGATTGAAGGGTTATTTGCCTCAGACTTGGCTTATTTGCAGGATCTTTACAATCGGATCAATGGCAATGGCATGCGATCGCTCCAGATTATCTGTCCCCACTGTGAAAAAGATTTTGCCGTGGAACTAGATATGTCGGGGGAATATTAG
- a CDS encoding type II toxin-antitoxin system Phd/YefM family antitoxin: MFSLSDIHPLSEFQRSAKAFIARLKQTKAPMVLTVNGKAAAVVQDAESYQQLLDRMELLESIAGIRKSIEEFEQGEGIPLKEAFQQLQEKYDLPD, from the coding sequence ATGTTTAGTCTGAGTGACATCCATCCACTCTCAGAATTCCAACGGAGCGCTAAAGCCTTTATCGCAAGGCTCAAACAAACTAAAGCACCAATGGTTCTTACTGTTAATGGCAAAGCTGCTGCAGTTGTTCAAGATGCTGAAAGCTATCAGCAACTTCTCGATAGGATGGAATTGCTTGAGTCTATTGCGGGCATCCGGAAGAGTATTGAGGAGTTTGAGCAAGGAGAAGGTATTCCGTTAAAGGAAGCATTTCAGCAGCTTCAGGAAAAATATGACCTACCAGATTGA
- a CDS encoding response regulator transcription factor, whose amino-acid sequence MKEKLNFPLYRQDIASKDLESELGNQVIGKLFINNSCFLVCETNHEFKSSLGSSSNSAPESSCPLNAVGYLEVNGKVYAITEFQDNTTSATSHLASLLTERELQIVTLVASGQSNKLIAKQLEISEWTVSAHLRRIFLKLDVDSRAAMVYQCAPLIQQLEMN is encoded by the coding sequence ATGAAAGAGAAACTTAATTTTCCTCTTTATCGTCAAGATATAGCTAGTAAAGATCTAGAATCAGAGTTAGGAAATCAAGTGATTGGTAAGCTGTTTATCAATAATTCTTGTTTTTTAGTTTGTGAAACAAACCACGAATTTAAAAGTAGTTTAGGGTCTAGCTCTAATTCAGCCCCTGAAAGCAGTTGTCCTTTGAATGCAGTTGGTTATCTGGAGGTAAATGGAAAAGTTTATGCAATTACAGAATTCCAAGACAATACTACTTCCGCCACATCTCATCTTGCTAGTCTCTTAACAGAACGAGAGTTACAAATTGTTACTCTTGTTGCTTCAGGTCAGTCTAATAAGCTAATTGCTAAACAGCTTGAAATTAGTGAATGGACAGTTTCCGCTCATCTACGTCGGATCTTCCTGAAGCTGGATGTCGATAGTCGAGCCGCTATGGTTTATCAATGTGCTCCTTTGATTCAGCAATTAGAAATGAATTAG
- a CDS encoding type II toxin-antitoxin system HicA family toxin — protein sequence MAYALAIKPKGLRYANALKYKIMKVKEVIKVLEGDGWYLARTRGSHRQYKHPSKSGTVTVSGKSSVEVPIGTLKNIWRQAQIEEDKI from the coding sequence TTGGCCTACGCACTGGCAATCAAGCCCAAAGGGCTACGCTACGCGAACGCTTTAAAATACAAGATTATGAAAGTCAAAGAAGTGATTAAAGTGTTAGAGGGAGATGGCTGGTATCTTGCTAGGACAAGAGGAAGTCATAGACAATATAAGCATCCCTCAAAGTCTGGTACGGTAACAGTATCGGGTAAATCAAGTGTTGAGGTTCCAATTGGGACTCTTAAAAATATATGGCGACAAGCTCAAATAGAGGAGGACAAAATTTAA
- a CDS encoding Pvc16 family protein codes for MISDLSQVLRMILEQTSLSSRFPELAEAQISFERPSETFSPGQTTVNLFLYDIREHLELRNNEPTIERRNGQAIIHNPPKRIACSYLVTAWPIGGEELPLQEHRLLSQVLQVFLAYPTIPEIPFLENTRLAGQEPALPMVTAQLDGVQSTAEFWTALGNQLRPSITVTVTIAIKELFEPEPTPIVITQNWQLGERISPCSEQLVPGTEQQFFRIGGRVTDAENNPVVGATVILVERNLRAATDRDGNYSIGSIPAGAYTLRVQLDDGVQEVTITIPVETSTSNYNLELQQ; via the coding sequence ATGATTAGCGATCTGAGTCAAGTGTTGAGAATGATTTTGGAACAGACCAGCCTATCGTCGAGGTTTCCAGAATTAGCGGAGGCTCAAATTTCCTTTGAGCGTCCCTCAGAAACGTTTAGTCCTGGACAGACGACGGTGAATTTATTTCTGTACGATATTCGGGAACACCTGGAACTACGTAATAATGAACCAACGATCGAGAGGCGCAATGGACAGGCAATTATTCATAATCCTCCAAAGCGCATAGCCTGTTCTTATTTAGTCACAGCTTGGCCCATTGGTGGCGAAGAATTACCCCTGCAAGAACACCGATTACTCAGCCAAGTGCTGCAAGTATTCTTAGCCTATCCAACTATTCCAGAAATACCTTTTTTAGAAAATACCCGACTTGCTGGGCAAGAACCAGCCTTACCAATGGTAACTGCTCAACTAGATGGAGTACAAAGCACTGCTGAGTTTTGGACTGCCTTGGGGAATCAATTACGTCCTTCCATCACAGTCACAGTAACCATTGCGATCAAGGAACTATTTGAGCCAGAGCCAACCCCGATTGTCATTACTCAAAATTGGCAATTAGGTGAGCGGATTTCACCATGCTCAGAACAACTGGTGCCAGGCACCGAACAACAATTTTTCCGGATTGGTGGGCGAGTTACGGATGCTGAGAATAACCCTGTTGTTGGCGCAACGGTTATTTTGGTTGAGCGTAATCTCAGGGCAGCCACTGATAGAGATGGAAACTATAGCATCGGGTCAATTCCTGCTGGTGCTTATACCTTACGGGTGCAGTTAGACGATGGTGTACAGGAGGTTACTATCACTATCCCAGTAGAAACCAGCACAAGTAATTACAACCTGGAGTTACAGCAGTAA
- a CDS encoding type II toxin-antitoxin system VapC family toxin produces the protein MSGNRYFLDTNAIVALLQGNTQLIQLLQNAEWIGISVISQIEFLAFSGLAESDCQLFQQFLQRVEVIGLVSIDTGLIEKIIEIRQQYRLKLPDAIIAAMAIQNYASLVTADQEFAKVTVLKVINW, from the coding sequence ATGAGTGGTAATCGCTATTTTCTGGATACGAATGCAATTGTAGCCCTACTGCAAGGAAATACTCAACTAATTCAATTATTACAAAATGCTGAGTGGATCGGGATTTCAGTCATTAGCCAAATTGAGTTTCTGGCGTTTTCTGGGCTAGCCGAAAGCGATTGCCAACTTTTTCAACAGTTTCTTCAGCGAGTAGAGGTGATCGGTTTAGTGTCTATTGACACTGGGTTAATTGAGAAAATTATTGAAATTCGCCAGCAATATAGGTTGAAATTGCCCGATGCTATAATTGCGGCGATGGCTATACAAAATTATGCCAGTTTGGTGACCGCTGATCAAGAATTTGCGAAGGTAACGGTTTTAAAAGTAATTAATTGGTAG
- a CDS encoding type II toxin-antitoxin system RelE/ParE family toxin, translated as MTLIQAAKAIYMLHVFQKKTQKTSKRDIQLGQKRYQEMVQFRKEQKDKHKND; from the coding sequence TTGACATTGATACAAGCAGCAAAAGCTATTTATATGCTTCATGTTTTCCAGAAAAAAACACAGAAGACCTCAAAGCGGGACATTCAACTAGGACAGAAGCGTTATCAGGAGATGGTTCAGTTTAGAAAGGAACAAAAGGATAAACATAAAAATGACTGA
- a CDS encoding phage tail protein — protein MARVDPYKNFRFLMEIDGIVQAGFSECSGFGSEVEVVEYREGGDDATVRKLRGKASYPDISLKWGITDSRELYDWHLAAVNGKVERKNGSIILLDDTGQEKVRWNFFNAWASKYEAPSLDAKGSDVAIDTLTVSCERLERV, from the coding sequence ATGGCAAGAGTTGATCCCTATAAGAACTTTCGTTTCCTGATGGAAATTGATGGTATTGTTCAGGCAGGATTTTCTGAATGTAGTGGTTTTGGTTCTGAAGTAGAAGTCGTTGAATATCGTGAAGGTGGAGACGATGCTACAGTACGTAAGCTGCGAGGGAAAGCCAGTTATCCTGATATTTCCCTGAAATGGGGAATAACCGATTCCCGTGAACTCTATGACTGGCACTTAGCCGCAGTCAATGGCAAGGTTGAACGCAAAAATGGTTCCATCATTCTGCTTGATGATACCGGACAGGAGAAAGTACGCTGGAACTTCTTCAATGCCTGGGCTAGTAAGTATGAAGCACCTAGTTTGGATGCCAAGGGAAGTGATGTTGCCATTGATACCCTTACCGTGAGTTGTGAACGTCTGGAGCGGGTATAA
- a CDS encoding XisI protein, whose amino-acid sequence MDRLKRYREIVQEVFTDYHQINQKSGSTTESALAFDQLQDQYLLLLMGWWKDERIKSVMIHIRLKDNKIWIEEDWTEEGVATDLLQKGIPPEEIVLAFHPPHLRQYSEFANAPRVTYGQSH is encoded by the coding sequence ATGGATAGATTAAAGCGTTATCGGGAAATTGTCCAGGAAGTTTTCACAGACTATCATCAGATCAATCAAAAATCTGGTTCTACAACTGAAAGTGCTTTAGCGTTTGATCAGCTACAGGATCAGTATCTTTTGCTGCTGATGGGTTGGTGGAAAGATGAACGGATTAAGAGTGTGATGATTCATATCCGTTTAAAGGATAACAAGATTTGGATTGAGGAAGATTGGACCGAGGAAGGGGTGGCGACAGATTTGTTACAGAAGGGGATACCACCAGAGGAGATTGTTTTAGCATTTCATCCACCTCATCTGAGACAATATAGTGAATTTGCGAACGCGCCCCGCGTGACCTACGGTCAATCGCACTAA
- a CDS encoding GIY-YIG nuclease family protein: MSDSIQQEARQILDTLAFTPFEQCQPLSRKFDTIPPRVGLYAFRHSSEGLLYIGKAKNLRDRLRGGHKAFLWGWLDRYDPDDVRIAFVTLNHWQRPGLLYELETLILQATNPPYNVKIPREL; the protein is encoded by the coding sequence ATGTCTGACTCTATCCAACAAGAAGCCCGCCAAATCCTCGACACCCTTGCTTTTACTCCCTTCGAGCAATGTCAACCCCTCAGCCGCAAGTTTGACACTATCCCTCCCAGAGTAGGCTTATACGCATTTCGGCACTCGTCCGAAGGGTTACTCTACATCGGCAAAGCCAAAAACCTACGAGACAGACTAAGGGGCGGACATAAAGCTTTTCTCTGGGGCTGGCTCGATCGCTACGATCCAGACGACGTGAGAATTGCCTTCGTCACTCTCAACCACTGGCAAAGACCAGGGTTATTATATGAACTAGAAACCCTCATCCTCCAAGCTACCAATCCCCCCTACAACGTAAAAATCCCGAGAGAATTATGA
- a CDS encoding helix-turn-helix domain-containing protein translates to MTDEKTVNVLLGDDNVFKDLGFEAEEAMNLKVRADLMLDLRSYIQERGWNQNEAAEFLGETQPRISNLMNGEISRFSVDKLINLLGKVGMEVKVEVVPKV, encoded by the coding sequence ATGACTGATGAAAAAACCGTCAACGTCCTGTTAGGGGATGACAATGTATTTAAAGATTTGGGATTTGAGGCAGAAGAAGCAATGAATCTCAAGGTAAGAGCGGATCTGATGTTAGATTTACGTTCCTATATTCAGGAGCGGGGATGGAATCAAAATGAGGCAGCAGAGTTTTTGGGAGAAACCCAACCGAGGATTAGTAATTTAATGAATGGTGAAATTAGTCGATTCAGTGTGGATAAGTTAATTAATTTGCTAGGAAAAGTAGGGATGGAAGTGAAGGTAGAAGTCGTCCCGAAAGTTTAA
- a CDS encoding type II toxin-antitoxin system HicB family antitoxin, with amino-acid sequence MIIQWSEEDNCFLVGFPDFPGQQWRSHGDTYEEAVNNGTEALESLVIAYQETGENLPEPTINTAA; translated from the coding sequence ATGATAATTCAATGGTCAGAAGAAGATAATTGTTTTTTAGTTGGTTTTCCCGACTTCCCCGGACAACAATGGCGGAGTCATGGCGATACTTATGAAGAAGCGGTTAATAATGGAACTGAAGCTTTAGAATCTTTGGTAATAGCCTATCAAGAAACAGGTGAAAATCTTCCCGAACCAACTATCAATACAGCAGCCTAG
- a CDS encoding transcriptional regulator — protein sequence MTTGLTKPSPYYLKLITEFAPRPITNDADLIATQQRINDLLDQKPLNQDDQDYLRVLGMLVYDYEEKTEQFPELTDA from the coding sequence ATGACAACTGGTTTAACCAAACCTAGTCCTTATTACCTTAAATTAATCACCGAATTTGCGCCCCGTCCCATTACAAATGATGCTGACTTAATCGCCACCCAACAAAGAATCAACGACCTATTAGATCAAAAACCGCTTAATCAAGATGATCAAGATTATCTCAGGGTATTAGGGATGTTAGTCTATGACTATGAAGAAAAAACTGAACAATTTCCCGAATTAACCGATGCATAA
- a CDS encoding type II toxin-antitoxin system RelE/ParE family toxin — protein sequence MTYQIEISPTAVADIESIFLWIKEDSAERAYRWVRGCYEVMLTLENFPRRCSLALESKYMGIEVRQLLYKKQFYILFTVSEAVEEQEGIVRIHRVRRGSQQRLESIDQLLGDDPEI from the coding sequence ATGACCTACCAGATTGAAATCTCTCCTACTGCAGTGGCAGATATTGAAAGTATTTTTCTTTGGATAAAGGAGGATTCAGCGGAACGAGCTTATCGCTGGGTAAGAGGATGTTATGAAGTGATGTTGACCCTGGAAAACTTTCCGAGGCGTTGCTCACTAGCCCTCGAAAGTAAGTATATGGGTATTGAGGTGCGCCAACTTCTCTATAAAAAGCAATTCTATATTTTATTCACGGTCAGTGAAGCAGTCGAAGAACAGGAAGGAATTGTTCGCATTCATCGTGTTCGCCGTGGTTCTCAACAGAGGCTCGAAAGTATAGATCAACTTTTAGGTGATGATCCAGAAATCTAA